The DNA sequence CAAAGCAAATTTACTTGCCGACAGGACCCGTTTTGAACAAAATATAAACAGAGAAAGAAACAGCAACAATATCTCTGAATTGCAACAAGCACTCACAAACTTTCATTTAATCAATATTGACTACGCAAACGAGCAAAATGAAAAAACAAGTCGAATAGTTGAGCCATTTGCTTTGATTAGTACAACAGAAAATTGGTTACTTATTGCTTGGTGTCGTTTGCGGAAAGAATTTCGATATTTCCGTTTAGACAGAATCTCTAAAATGCAAGTGCTTACTGAGAAATTTGAGCCACATAAAATGACCTTACAAGAATATTTTGACAAATTTTACAAATCCATTTTGACCCCTGACATAAGGCTGTCATAAGCCCATTTTACATTTGCATTGTCAATAATGACAAACAATTTAAAATCAATAAAAATGCAAAAGACAACATTCGACCCTTGGGCTTGGGGTAAAAATACAAATTCAGTACAAGCTGTAGAAGTAAAGCAATCAGAAGGAACGCTTTATTGTTCAGGACAAGTAGCTATTGACGCAAACGGAGTTCCAAGTGTTGCCGATATGAGAAGCCAACTCATTCAAACCATCGCAAATTTGGAGCAACTCATTGGTGAATCAGGTTATGAGTGCAAAAAT is a window from the Lewinella sp. LCG006 genome containing:
- a CDS encoding helix-turn-helix transcriptional regulator — encoded protein: MKDNDTKRLSRLTSILTQLQTKRLLTATNLAEKFNVSIRTIYRDIRALEKAGVPIITEDGKGYTLMDGYKIPPVMFTERQANALILAEQLVLKNKDTSFIKDYSEAIDKIKAVLRQTDKDKANLLADRTRFEQNINRERNSNNISELQQALTNFHLINIDYANEQNEKTSRIVEPFALISTTENWLLIAWCRLRKEFRYFRLDRISKMQVLTEKFEPHKMTLQEYFDKFYKSILTPDIRLS
- a CDS encoding RidA family protein; translation: MQKTTFDPWAWGKNTNSVQAVEVKQSEGTLYCSGQVAIDANGVPSVADMRSQLIQTIANLEQLIGESGYECKNIVRLNVYTTNTNEFFTTCMDVYVPFLMKHGIQQATTLLEVKGLFATLTVELEATVVK